The DNA segment AGTCCCTGCTTTCGAACCCGTCATCTTTCGCTATTTGCGCCAGCTCCGTGCCCGGGAAGGGAGTGGCGATGCTGAAGGACGCGAAGCTCAAAGGCAGCCTCAGCGCAAGATTTATCGTTTCACGGGAGTCCGCTTTCGTTTCCGTCGGCAAGCCCAACAAAAAAGTTCCTCTCACCTTCAACCCGACATCGTTTGCGAGCTTTACGGCCCTTACATTGTCCTCGACCGTCTCTCCTTTCCGGATAACCTTCATGAGGCGTTCGGTCCCGGTTTCGATACCGAAATACAGCCCCTTGAAGCCCGCCTTCTTCATCGTTTCCAGAAGCTCCCTGTCGACCGTGTCTCCCCTCGCCGCGCAGTACAACGGGATTTTTTCGTTAAGCCCCCGTTCGATCAGCAGGGAGCAGATTTCGGTCACATGTTTCTTGTTGAACGTGAACGTATCGTCTGCGAACGATATTTTGTTTTTTCCGAAGACGTTCGTCAGGTATTCGACGTCTTTTACGACCCGTTCCGGGCTGTAAAACCTTATCTTGTAGCCGGTGACCGATCGGGCCGAGCAGAATATGCAGCGGTACGGACATCCTCTTGAAGCCAGCACCTGGAACCGGTATCTTTCCGCATTCGACGCGAAGAGATGATATGGAAACGGCGGAAGCGAATTCAGGTCCTGGATCGGCATGCGATCAGGCATATGCCTCACCGTCCCGTTGTCCCGGTAGGAAACCCCCTCGATCCCGTCAAGCGGAATATCCCCCCGCAGGGATTTCATCAGTTCGTACAGGGTGATCTCGCCTTCCTGCCTTACGACGAAATCCACCGATCCGTTTCCAAGGCATTCGCCGGGCATCACGGTGGGGTGGACACCACCGAGCACCACTTTCACATCCTTCGCGATTTTCTTCGCCATATCCGCGATCTGCATGGTCCTTTGAATGTGCATTGTGGTCGACGATATGCCGAGCACCCCGAATTTCCTGTCCAGGATGTACGATCTCAGGATGTTTTCGTCGACAGGGTCCACCTGCTCGTCGTATATCTCGGCTTCCACGCCTTTTTCATGCAGGTAGCCGGCGAGATATCCCAGGCTGAGCGGCACGATTATCGGAATCGCGTGCCGGTATTTTGCGAGGTTTCCCGTCCGCGGGGGGTTCGGATTGATCAGAAGGATTTTTTCGTAATTCATGTCTCTATGTCCGTCCCTTGTTTGTAGTAATCGGCTATTCCCCTGGAAATGGTTTCGCCGATCCCGCACAGGCTTTGCAGGGTCAAAAAACTCCGCCTGGCATGCTGGTTGATTTCCAGCAGCATCGCAACGCTCCCGAATTCCCTTGCGCACTTGCCCGGGAGCGAATATTTTCCCCAACTGCTTTCAGGGCCCCTTTTCGTTAACCCGTCCGCCCTGAGAAATATCGCCCTGTTCAGTTTTTTCCCATCCTGGTAGCGGATCGATCCGTGGAGGTGGGACCATATGTTCTCTTCGCATCCGTGGGGGCTGTGGAGGCTTATGCAGATGTCGACTTGCCCTTCTCCTGCGAAGGCCAGGACCTTCCGCCAGATCGCTTTCGCCTCGTCCATAAGCATTTCTCCGCCGCCGTTCCGGAAATCGATAGCGAGTATGCCGCCCGTGCGCGGATCCGTGCACCGGCCGTGATACGCGGCGTCCGGCATCGTCATCGGAATGACCAGGAATTCGGAAGTTCTTCTCAAGCGGACCGCCGCCTCATCCGTGGAAGCCAGGAAATCCACCAGGCCTTTGCATACCCACGAACCCGCCTGCTCCACTGCATGTTCCCGCGCGAACACCACGATTTTTTTCTTGCAGGCCGGCTCCGCCGCGAAATCGGAGACGGTGACGCAATCCAGTTTCCTCCCCTCCTTCGTGACCAGAATGGTCTCCCTCCGGACGAACGTGCTCCTTTCGACGAACTCAAGATATTTCTGGTGGTACGAGTAGGTGTAGGGATAGGAAAGGGATACCCACGCCTCGTTCCCTCCGTAGGCATGCCGGAACCGGAACGTCCTTCCCATCACGCATGCGTCGTCGACGGCATCATAGACATGGCTGTCCAGTTCGTTCGGATCGAGATAGGTTACGACAGGCCTGTAGCTTTTCCAGTGCGAGGGCATCCAGCTGCAGTTCGTTATGTCTATAGTGATGGTTTCGTCCCTGGCGTTCTCCAGTTTGAGGAGGAACCAATACCCGTGATGATCCGGATATTCATACATGGAAGGTTCGTCCGGCCTCATTTCGCATCGGAAATGCCCTGGAGCGATTTCCGAAACGTTATGGATGTTCGACGATTCGAAGCCGCATACAACCTGCGGTTTACTCTTGGCTTTTTCAGGCATCATTTGTTCGCCGCAGGGGCAGGCAGCAGATCCCTGAACATCTTCCTGTCCTGCTCTCCGAACTCCCTCAGAACCGCCAGGATGGCGAAATATGCTGCGTACAGAAAAAGGTATTTGATAAGGAGCAAGGCCCCGGATGCGGGAACGCCGGCGGAGATAAGGTACACGGCTGCGGACGACAGCAGCACGTTCACATAGGACCTTGCCTTCACCGTGTATTCGAAAAACCGGAACACGTAGACGATCGAGAACAGGCAGCAGGCGAACCCGACAGCCGTGGTGGCAATCGCCGCTCCCGCGATCCCGAACCTTCCGATCAACAGGTAGTTGAGAGTGACATCGGCCGCCACGACAATCATGTTGAAGTAAATGAAAACCTTCAAATCCCTCACGGCGAGGATGATCGTGTTCATGATGATCGCGATTCCTATGAAGGTAAGACCGTAAATAAGCACACCGAAAGCGGCGGACCCGCCGGAATACGCCCCTCCGTAGACAAGCGTGAGCAGTTCCCGGGACGTGGAATGAACGAGGAAGGGAAACGGGACGAGGAGGATCACGAGGTAGCGGAGCGTGCGGTTCGAGTATTCCGCCGCCAGTTCGTTGTTTCCGTCCGAAACCGCCTTCACGATGAGTGGAAAAAGCACGATGGAGACCGGGATAGTTACAAGGGTCGGTATCCTGGCCAGGTTCAGCACCGCGTTGTACAGCCCCGTGGCGAGGTTGTCCTTCAGCACCAGTTTTACCGCCACGAGGTCGATGTTCATGATCAACAGCATGGCGACCGTGAACATCGTCACCTTCACCGAATACGAGACCAGTTCCCGGCCGTCGAAATCCCCCTTTCCCGCCAGCGGCCTG comes from the Deltaproteobacteria bacterium genome and includes:
- a CDS encoding oligosaccharide flippase family protein; protein product: MTKGMIYILSSQGFFFMSGYLLQVYVGRSLGPELYGIFGLITVFHFIFERLIGGSFSKGISKFVAENESASRSIIGFSMRLQYGFSLLTLLVFYGGADLIAAEMGDGHLAEYFRLLSLLIVVSGVYIVYSSALNGARAFREQAILAVAFGAARLFFVAGLVYLGYSLKGAVWGLVLAGVACMVLSIRMCRPLAGKGDFDGRELVSYSVKVTMFTVAMLLIMNIDLVAVKLVLKDNLATGLYNAVLNLARIPTLVTIPVSIVLFPLIVKAVSDGNNELAAEYSNRTLRYLVILLVPFPFLVHSTSRELLTLVYGGAYSGGSAAFGVLIYGLTFIGIAIIMNTIILAVRDLKVFIYFNMIVVAADVTLNYLLIGRFGIAGAAIATTAVGFACCLFSIVYVFRFFEYTVKARSYVNVLLSSAAVYLISAGVPASGALLLIKYLFLYAAYFAILAVLREFGEQDRKMFRDLLPAPAANK
- a CDS encoding radical SAM protein yields the protein MNYEKILLINPNPPRTGNLAKYRHAIPIIVPLSLGYLAGYLHEKGVEAEIYDEQVDPVDENILRSYILDRKFGVLGISSTTMHIQRTMQIADMAKKIAKDVKVVLGGVHPTVMPGECLGNGSVDFVVRQEGEITLYELMKSLRGDIPLDGIEGVSYRDNGTVRHMPDRMPIQDLNSLPPFPYHLFASNAERYRFQVLASRGCPYRCIFCSARSVTGYKIRFYSPERVVKDVEYLTNVFGKNKISFADDTFTFNKKHVTEICSLLIERGLNEKIPLYCAARGDTVDRELLETMKKAGFKGLYFGIETGTERLMKVIRKGETVEDNVRAVKLANDVGLKVRGTFLLGLPTETKADSRETINLALRLPLSFASFSIATPFPGTELAQIAKDDGFESRDFSRFDIAGGLLGKQIPYIPKGRTYEELRKLQKMAYFRFYMKPSRVMSFLFNEIPDLNLKTLNLMERSILIAKLFLGLFKGG